In a single window of the Olivibacter sp. SDN3 genome:
- a CDS encoding bifunctional alpha,alpha-trehalose-phosphate synthase (UDP-forming)/trehalose-phosphatase, translating to MSKTIIVSNRLPVKITEENNSFSFRPSEGGLATGLGSIYKDGDNIWLGWPGLEVDNEERQQEICKHLEKLNLIPVFLSEDEIKRYYEGFSNELLWPIFHYLSTYANFDYQNWLSYVQVNQKFADVILAHLEPGDTVWVHDYQLLLVPGLVRLKQPDVSIAFFNHIPFPSQELFRLIPWRKELLMGMLGADLLGFHTFDDVRHFISAATHLLPVHADANRLRVENRIVLAEPFPMGMDSDKFSQLGSDPTVVDHIQSFKQSFEHKKVILSIDRLDYSKGIIQRLNAFELLLEKNPEYIEKIILYMIVVPSRDTVPQYKRLKDEIDRLVGHINARFRTFEWHPIAYFYHGYPIEIISALYNVADVCLVTPMRDGMNLVSKEYVASRNDNTGVLILSEMAGASKELNDAILVNPNNISEVRKALVYALNMPKAEMEERMKAMRDVVFKFNIKHWVKIFINRLRDVKRMQQNSMANLVKSSIQQAIREKYAAAGNRLLLFDYDGTLVGFKKEIDEASPDPGLYNLLDQFVADEKNTLVIISGRKHTTLEKWFGNKNYDLIAEHGAWRKLPHGSWEQLPGLSTNWKNEVCKLMEDYTDKTPGSSIEEKSYSLAWHYRKVQKGLGDLRANELMDNLQYHLNTHGLKMLDGDKVVEVKNADVNKGRATLNLLHDKDYDFILSIGDDRTDEDTFKALPEFAITIKVGSNLSAAKYYLENQQEVRDLLHSLIASA from the coding sequence GTGAGTAAAACAATAATAGTTTCAAATCGTCTACCGGTAAAAATAACCGAAGAAAATAATAGTTTTTCTTTTAGGCCCAGTGAGGGAGGTTTAGCAACAGGGCTTGGGTCCATTTACAAAGACGGAGATAATATCTGGCTGGGGTGGCCTGGTTTAGAAGTAGACAACGAAGAACGACAACAAGAGATCTGTAAACACCTAGAGAAACTGAACCTCATTCCTGTTTTCTTGAGTGAAGATGAAATCAAACGCTATTATGAAGGCTTTAGTAACGAGCTTTTATGGCCTATCTTTCATTATCTTTCTACCTATGCAAATTTCGATTATCAAAATTGGCTCTCTTATGTTCAGGTGAATCAAAAGTTTGCAGATGTTATCTTAGCGCACCTGGAACCAGGCGATACGGTGTGGGTACACGACTATCAACTGCTACTTGTTCCAGGTTTAGTCCGCTTAAAACAGCCCGACGTATCCATTGCTTTCTTTAATCACATCCCTTTTCCTTCGCAGGAGCTATTCAGGCTCATACCATGGCGTAAAGAGCTATTAATGGGTATGCTGGGTGCTGATTTACTAGGATTTCATACCTTTGATGATGTTCGTCATTTCATAAGCGCTGCCACACATCTATTGCCCGTCCATGCAGATGCTAACCGTTTAAGGGTAGAAAACAGAATTGTTTTAGCAGAGCCTTTCCCAATGGGAATGGATAGTGATAAATTCTCCCAGTTAGGTTCCGATCCAACTGTAGTAGATCACATACAAAGTTTTAAACAAAGCTTCGAACATAAAAAAGTTATTCTCTCAATTGATCGATTAGATTATAGTAAAGGTATTATACAGCGTCTCAATGCCTTTGAACTTTTGTTAGAGAAAAACCCGGAGTATATTGAGAAAATTATTCTTTATATGATTGTGGTCCCTTCCAGAGATACCGTCCCACAATATAAAAGGCTTAAAGATGAGATTGATCGGTTAGTTGGCCATATAAATGCCCGGTTCAGAACCTTCGAATGGCATCCTATAGCTTATTTTTATCATGGCTACCCAATAGAAATAATTTCCGCACTTTACAATGTGGCGGACGTATGCTTGGTTACCCCAATGCGCGATGGAATGAACCTTGTTAGTAAGGAATACGTTGCCAGTAGAAACGACAATACCGGCGTACTCATTTTGAGTGAAATGGCAGGAGCATCTAAAGAGCTGAATGACGCCATACTTGTAAACCCCAATAACATCAGTGAAGTGCGGAAAGCCTTGGTTTATGCGCTCAACATGCCAAAAGCCGAAATGGAAGAGCGAATGAAGGCCATGCGTGATGTGGTCTTCAAATTTAATATAAAACACTGGGTTAAAATTTTCATCAATCGTCTTCGTGACGTGAAAAGAATGCAGCAGAACTCGATGGCTAATCTAGTAAAATCCTCTATACAACAAGCTATAAGGGAAAAATATGCTGCCGCAGGCAACCGACTGCTCCTTTTCGATTACGATGGAACTCTTGTAGGTTTTAAAAAGGAAATAGATGAAGCTTCTCCTGATCCGGGTTTATATAATTTGCTCGATCAATTCGTTGCGGATGAAAAGAATACCCTTGTTATTATCAGCGGACGAAAACACACTACCTTGGAAAAATGGTTTGGTAATAAAAACTATGATCTCATTGCCGAGCATGGTGCTTGGCGTAAGCTACCACATGGAAGTTGGGAACAACTACCTGGTTTATCAACAAATTGGAAAAATGAAGTCTGTAAGCTTATGGAAGACTATACGGACAAAACACCGGGATCTTCTATAGAAGAAAAAAGCTATTCTTTAGCTTGGCACTACCGTAAGGTTCAAAAAGGATTAGGAGACTTAAGGGCAAATGAACTAATGGATAACCTGCAGTACCACCTAAACACACATGGTTTAAAAATGCTTGATGGAGATAAAGTAGTAGAAGTGAAAAATGCAGATGTAAATAAAGGCCGGGCTACGCTAAACTTATTGCACGACAAGGATTACGATTTTATCCTATCAATTGGCGATGACAGAACAGATGAAGATACCTTTAAAGCTTTACCAGAATTTGCAATAACAATCAAAGTAGGAAGCAATCTCTCCGCAGCGAAGTATTACTTAGAAAACCAACAAGAGGTGCGCGATCTTCTCCATTCCTTGATAGCATCAGCTTAA
- a CDS encoding 30S ribosomal protein S16, which yields MATKIRLQRFGKKGKPFYHVVVADSRAPRDGKFIERLGSYNPNTNPATIDLNFDKALDWMNKGAQPTDTARAILSYKGVLYKKHLQGGVKKGAFDEATAEARFEEWLKGKDAKIEGKREGLSKAQAEIDKAAIAAEAKKKEERAAAIAAKNAPVEEEPATTDTDVAEETEAATDNDETASAE from the coding sequence ATGGCAACTAAAATCAGATTGCAAAGATTTGGTAAAAAAGGAAAACCTTTTTACCATGTAGTGGTGGCAGATTCACGTGCACCTCGCGATGGAAAATTTATTGAGCGCTTGGGGTCATACAATCCAAACACCAACCCAGCGACTATTGACTTGAATTTTGATAAAGCTTTAGACTGGATGAACAAAGGTGCGCAGCCAACGGATACGGCTCGTGCAATCCTTTCTTATAAAGGGGTGCTTTATAAAAAGCATTTACAGGGAGGAGTAAAAAAAGGGGCTTTTGATGAGGCTACAGCAGAAGCACGCTTCGAAGAATGGTTGAAAGGAAAAGACGCAAAAATCGAGGGTAAACGAGAAGGCTTATCAAAAGCACAGGCTGAAATAGACAAAGCTGCTATTGCTGCAGAAGCGAAGAAGAAAGAAGAGCGAGCTGCAGCCATCGCTGCAAAGAATGCTCCAGTGGAAGAAGAGCCAGCAACGACAGACACAGACGTAGCTGAAGAAACGGAAGCGGCTACTGATAACGACGAGACGGCGAGCGCTGAGTAG
- the rimM gene encoding ribosome maturation factor RimM (Essential for efficient processing of 16S rRNA): MTINDCFYIGYISKSRGLKGEVQLYFEFEEYNDLDFDILFIEFGKKLVPFFVDSYKLQPNSTGYFYLEDVDHIDKALPLLRKAVYLPNEKKPVRNPDEFFITDLKGFMVYDRVYGELGEIIDIHSYPQQDVAVVQYRFKELMFPLNDDLILEIDREGGTLKVDLPHGLVELYSGG, translated from the coding sequence ATGACCATTAACGACTGTTTTTACATCGGATATATCAGTAAGTCGAGAGGACTTAAAGGGGAAGTGCAGTTATATTTTGAATTTGAGGAATATAACGACTTGGACTTTGATATTCTTTTTATTGAGTTCGGAAAAAAACTAGTTCCATTTTTTGTTGATTCATATAAGCTTCAGCCGAATAGTACGGGATATTTTTACTTGGAGGATGTAGATCATATTGATAAGGCGTTGCCATTGCTGCGAAAAGCGGTGTATTTGCCTAATGAAAAGAAGCCGGTTCGCAACCCTGACGAATTTTTTATTACTGACCTTAAGGGGTTTATGGTTTATGATCGTGTTTATGGTGAATTGGGTGAGATTATCGATATCCATTCTTACCCGCAACAAGATGTAGCCGTAGTGCAATACAGGTTTAAAGAGCTGATGTTTCCTCTGAATGACGACCTAATACTGGAAATTGACAGAGAAGGTGGAACTTTAAAGGTTGACTTGCCTCACGGTTTGGTAGAACTTTATAGTGGCGGTTGA
- the trmD gene encoding tRNA (guanosine(37)-N1)-methyltransferase TrmD: protein MRIDIITVLPGLLTSPFAHSILLRAQQKNLVDIHVHNLRDYANNKHKSVDDYPYGGGSGMVMQVAPFALCIEKLQAERNYDEVIFMSPDGVRLNQSLANHLALKGNIIILCGHYKGVDQRLRDLFVTREISIGDYVLSGGELPAAVLVDTVVRLIPGVLSDETSALSDSFQGELLDAPVYTRPAEWRGHKVPEVLLSGNQKAIDNWRYDQALKRTRERRPDLLDDE, encoded by the coding sequence ATGCGTATCGATATCATTACTGTTTTGCCCGGATTGTTGACGAGCCCTTTCGCTCATTCTATTTTGCTGCGGGCGCAGCAAAAGAATCTGGTGGATATTCACGTGCACAACTTACGAGACTATGCGAATAATAAACATAAAAGCGTAGATGATTATCCGTATGGAGGAGGCAGTGGAATGGTTATGCAGGTAGCTCCTTTTGCCCTGTGTATTGAAAAATTACAAGCAGAACGTAATTATGATGAGGTAATCTTTATGAGCCCCGATGGTGTAAGATTAAACCAGTCATTGGCTAATCACTTGGCTTTGAAAGGAAACATTATTATTCTTTGTGGCCATTATAAGGGAGTTGATCAAAGATTGAGGGATTTGTTTGTAACCAGAGAGATATCAATTGGCGATTATGTCTTGTCTGGAGGAGAGCTTCCTGCTGCGGTTCTAGTCGATACGGTTGTGCGGTTAATTCCTGGTGTACTATCTGATGAGACGTCTGCCCTGTCAGACTCATTTCAAGGGGAATTGTTGGATGCCCCAGTGTATACAAGGCCTGCAGAGTGGCGCGGACATAAGGTGCCAGAAGTGCTGCTAAGCGGAAATCAAAAGGCAATTGATAATTGGCGATATGATCAGGCTTTAAAACGTACGAGAGAAAGGAGACCTGATCTTTTAGATGATGAATGA
- the rplS gene encoding 50S ribosomal protein L19 yields MDLVKFVEEQAVAKNEVPAFKAGDTVSVHYKIREGNKERVQVYKGAVIQRNGVGSNETFTVRKMSNGIGVERIFPVNSPNIEKIVVDTYGKVRRAKLYYLRGLTGKAARIKSKRV; encoded by the coding sequence ATGGATTTAGTAAAATTTGTAGAAGAGCAGGCGGTAGCGAAAAATGAAGTTCCCGCATTTAAAGCTGGTGATACTGTTAGCGTTCACTATAAAATTCGCGAAGGAAATAAAGAACGTGTTCAGGTATATAAAGGTGCTGTTATTCAAAGAAATGGTGTAGGTTCTAACGAGACTTTTACTGTTCGTAAGATGTCTAACGGTATAGGTGTAGAACGTATTTTCCCTGTTAACTCCCCTAATATTGAAAAAATAGTTGTTGATACATATGGTAAGGTTCGTAGAGCTAAATTATATTATCTACGTGGATTGACTGGAAAAGCCGCACGTATAAAGTCCAAAAGAGTTTAA
- a CDS encoding HD domain-containing protein: MEVETLEQTISFVREKLNNAEAGHDWFHVERVWKNAKLILEREIADREVVELTALLHDIADSKFHDGDEEIGPRIASDFLLSIGVSAEKVTHIQKIIKNMSFKASLGKVSFHSKEMEIVQDADRLDAIGAIGIARAFHFGGYKNNPLFDPQVIPRLNQTKEEYKKNTGTTINHFYEKLLLLKDKMNTITAKAIAEKRHSYMEGFLSQFYEEWDGHK; this comes from the coding sequence ATGGAAGTAGAAACGTTAGAACAAACCATTTCATTTGTTAGAGAAAAATTAAACAATGCCGAAGCAGGGCATGATTGGTTTCATGTGGAACGTGTGTGGAAAAATGCGAAACTGATTCTTGAAAGAGAAATTGCAGATAGGGAAGTCGTCGAGTTAACGGCACTGTTGCATGATATAGCCGACAGCAAATTTCATGATGGAGATGAAGAAATAGGTCCCAGAATTGCTTCAGATTTTTTGCTTTCTATTGGGGTTTCCGCTGAAAAAGTGACGCATATACAAAAAATAATAAAAAATATGTCGTTCAAAGCCAGCTTGGGCAAAGTCTCTTTCCATTCAAAAGAAATGGAAATTGTTCAAGACGCCGATAGGTTAGATGCTATAGGGGCAATCGGCATAGCCCGTGCATTTCATTTTGGAGGTTATAAAAACAATCCCTTGTTTGATCCTCAAGTTATACCTCGCTTAAACCAAACGAAAGAAGAATATAAAAAAAATACCGGAACTACTATTAACCATTTTTATGAAAAATTACTCCTGCTAAAAGACAAAATGAATACCATCACAGCCAAAGCCATTGCTGAAAAAAGGCATAGTTACATGGAGGGTTTTCTTTCCCAATTTTATGAAGAATGGGACGGCCACAAATAA
- a CDS encoding class I SAM-dependent RNA methyltransferase, which translates to MQVFNTPQKVIITCNKRLAPYLQEEVKTLGFSIKRTFATGIELLATINDCITLNLNLCCASQILYAIKSFQARNADDLYQAINEIAWEELIDFNGYFSVNSNVNNETISTPLFANLKVKDAIVDRIKEKKGIRPNSGPDLNKVVVHLYWQEEEANIYIDTSGETLAKHGYRKHPGKAPMLEALASGVILSTEWDRKSTFVNPMCGSGTLAIEAALLATNRKPGLYRMNYSFMHLLGYDEQIFFKERRKLKDQVIKTPNVKIIASDISAEAVKIAEANAKTAGVDQLIHFQTCDFAETETPEPPGVVIVNPEYGERLGIHTKLEATYKRIGDFLKQNCKGYHGFVFTGNPDLAKKIGLRAYKKIEFYNGKLDCRLLCYELYDGSRRK; encoded by the coding sequence ATGCAAGTTTTCAACACTCCACAAAAAGTAATCATCACCTGCAATAAAAGGCTCGCTCCTTATTTGCAAGAGGAAGTAAAAACCCTGGGTTTCTCGATAAAAAGAACCTTTGCCACAGGAATTGAACTACTCGCCACGATAAATGACTGTATTACCTTAAACCTGAACCTTTGTTGCGCAAGCCAGATTCTATATGCTATCAAAAGTTTCCAGGCAAGAAATGCTGATGATTTATACCAGGCGATCAACGAAATAGCCTGGGAAGAGCTAATCGACTTTAACGGCTATTTTTCAGTAAACTCCAATGTAAACAACGAAACAATCAGCACACCGTTGTTCGCTAACTTAAAGGTGAAGGACGCTATTGTTGATCGTATAAAAGAAAAGAAAGGCATAAGGCCAAATTCTGGCCCCGACTTAAACAAAGTAGTTGTACATCTATATTGGCAAGAAGAGGAGGCCAATATCTACATCGATACTTCGGGAGAAACCTTGGCCAAGCATGGTTACAGAAAGCACCCCGGAAAGGCACCTATGCTGGAAGCGCTTGCCTCAGGTGTTATTCTTTCTACCGAGTGGGACCGGAAGTCAACCTTTGTAAATCCAATGTGTGGATCAGGCACACTTGCCATAGAAGCCGCATTACTGGCGACAAACCGTAAACCCGGGCTTTATAGAATGAACTATTCATTCATGCACCTTTTAGGGTACGACGAACAGATTTTCTTTAAAGAACGAAGAAAACTCAAAGACCAAGTGATTAAGACTCCCAATGTAAAAATCATTGCTTCAGACATCTCTGCTGAAGCCGTAAAAATAGCTGAAGCAAATGCAAAAACTGCAGGAGTAGACCAACTTATCCATTTTCAAACATGCGATTTCGCCGAAACCGAAACACCTGAACCCCCCGGAGTAGTTATAGTTAATCCTGAATATGGCGAACGCCTTGGTATTCACACGAAACTCGAAGCGACCTATAAACGAATTGGCGACTTCCTGAAACAGAACTGTAAAGGTTATCATGGTTTTGTCTTCACCGGAAATCCGGATTTAGCTAAAAAAATTGGATTAAGAGCTTACAAAAAAATAGAATTTTACAACGGTAAGCTGGATTGTAGGCTGCTTTGCTATGAACTATACGACGGCTCTAGGCGAAAATAA
- a CDS encoding DUF3127 domain-containing protein, with amino-acid sequence MEIKGKVHEVGAVQQVTDSFKKRDLIVQYAENPQFVEYIRFEATQDRVNIFDNLAPGEDVEVSFNLRGRPWTNKEGVTTYFNSLVAWRVTKAASDTGVTPPVAPPVDISSAPDDDDLPF; translated from the coding sequence ATGGAAATTAAAGGCAAGGTACACGAAGTTGGTGCGGTACAGCAAGTTACAGATTCTTTTAAAAAACGAGATCTAATAGTACAATATGCTGAAAACCCGCAATTTGTTGAGTATATTAGATTTGAGGCAACGCAAGATAGAGTTAATATTTTTGATAATCTTGCTCCAGGCGAGGATGTAGAGGTTTCTTTTAATTTAAGGGGACGACCTTGGACAAATAAAGAGGGTGTAACTACCTATTTTAATTCGTTGGTGGCTTGGCGAGTAACGAAGGCTGCTTCGGATACTGGAGTGACCCCACCTGTGGCCCCTCCTGTTGATATCTCTTCTGCGCCAGATGATGATGACCTCCCCTTTTAG
- a CDS encoding sensor histidine kinase KdpD, with amino-acid sequence MKRRSIGLIIGLMLFALLGVIAMQYYFIRQSYHLKAQIFDEAVRAALNTVVLKAEKKEAIDFIEAEEAKNIKNKKIREQQQQQLEAQWQAKAFLDRMRKKQRHIDTEFRELESELKRQFPSATFISNSFYETYMKDPKLKKLVKVSFQQQSEGIYQRNSLEVYVDKPVANPKGAKDDSVRYVIFDDYMWGWDVVVLPPPRDRALDEQIKKYEEQEKIRQASLFFDSFLTESSAPGASVIENLANDFELAKQPLKKRINPAYIKRQLKEELNNRDINLPFNMMITEGQEDSVLFQLASFNGDIDKKNSYSTLLFPNSMIRSSGKLSINFPNKKSLLYGNMGVMLGSSAALLLVLIGCFAYTIFIILRQKKISEMKTDFINNMTHEFKTPVATIMIASESLKDPEITTDSKRVDRLANIIYDENVRLGNHIERVLNIARIDKGSLKMEQQEVNMNDLVAAVIDSMDLQLKKREAKVELHINASNGNVVGDELHLSNVLFNLIDNAIKYSKDAPDITIKTRNVGNNIHINITDKGIGMSRDQLSKIFDQFYRVSTGNLHDVKGFGLGLSYVQDIIKRMKGTVKVKSEKNKGTEFELTLPTIN; translated from the coding sequence ATGAAGCGTAGAAGTATTGGGTTAATAATTGGTTTGATGCTTTTTGCATTACTAGGAGTAATTGCAATGCAGTATTATTTTATACGGCAATCTTACCACTTAAAAGCCCAAATATTTGATGAAGCGGTGCGTGCTGCACTCAATACGGTTGTTTTAAAAGCGGAGAAGAAAGAGGCGATTGATTTTATCGAAGCAGAGGAAGCTAAGAACATAAAAAATAAAAAAATCCGGGAGCAACAACAACAGCAATTAGAAGCTCAGTGGCAGGCAAAGGCTTTTCTTGATCGTATGAGAAAAAAGCAACGCCACATAGATACAGAGTTCAGGGAATTGGAATCGGAGCTAAAAAGGCAATTCCCGAGTGCAACCTTTATCTCCAACAGTTTTTACGAAACTTACATGAAAGACCCGAAGCTAAAAAAGCTTGTGAAAGTTTCTTTCCAACAGCAATCCGAGGGAATATATCAACGAAACAGCTTGGAGGTATACGTGGATAAGCCTGTTGCGAATCCTAAGGGGGCAAAAGATGACAGTGTACGCTATGTGATTTTTGATGATTACATGTGGGGATGGGATGTGGTAGTCTTACCACCACCGAGAGACCGAGCATTAGATGAACAAATAAAAAAATATGAGGAGCAGGAAAAAATTCGACAGGCAAGTCTGTTTTTTGATTCCTTTTTGACTGAAAGCTCTGCTCCAGGGGCTTCAGTGATTGAAAATTTGGCCAATGATTTTGAACTTGCCAAGCAGCCATTAAAAAAGAGAATAAATCCGGCGTATATAAAAAGACAACTGAAAGAGGAACTGAATAATCGAGACATAAACTTGCCATTTAATATGATGATTACTGAAGGGCAAGAAGATTCTGTATTGTTTCAGCTGGCTTCTTTCAACGGAGATATCGACAAAAAGAACTCTTATTCGACATTACTCTTTCCGAATAGTATGATCCGTTCGTCTGGTAAACTTTCTATTAATTTCCCCAATAAAAAATCATTGCTATATGGCAATATGGGTGTGATGTTGGGTTCATCTGCGGCCTTACTCTTGGTCTTGATTGGCTGTTTTGCTTATACTATATTTATCATATTGAGACAAAAGAAGATTTCAGAGATGAAAACTGATTTTATCAATAACATGACACATGAGTTTAAAACTCCTGTGGCTACTATCATGATTGCCAGTGAATCGTTAAAGGATCCGGAGATTACTACCGATTCGAAAAGGGTTGATCGCTTGGCTAATATAATTTACGACGAAAATGTACGGTTGGGCAACCACATCGAACGGGTATTGAACATAGCCAGGATTGATAAAGGTAGTTTAAAGATGGAGCAGCAGGAAGTAAATATGAACGACTTGGTAGCGGCGGTAATAGATAGCATGGATTTGCAGCTTAAAAAACGGGAAGCTAAGGTGGAACTTCACATTAATGCCTCGAACGGCAACGTGGTGGGGGATGAGTTGCATTTATCAAACGTTTTGTTTAATTTAATTGACAATGCGATCAAGTATAGCAAAGATGCCCCGGACATCACTATAAAAACCCGTAACGTTGGAAATAATATACATATCAATATAACTGATAAAGGAATAGGGATGAGCAGAGATCAGCTTTCAAAAATATTTGATCAGTTTTATAGAGTCTCTACCGGAAACTTACATGACGTTAAAGGTTTTGGCTTAGGTTTAAGTTATGTTCAAGACATTATCAAAAGAATGAAGGGCACTGTGAAAGTAAAAAGCGAAAAGAACAAGGGGACAGAATTTGAGTTAACGCTACCCACGATAAATTAA
- a CDS encoding response regulator transcription factor — MRKILLAEDDPNLGEILKDYLELKGKFEVKLCQDGEDALRAFGKETFDLCILDVMMPKKDGFSLGKEIRKMNQEIPIIFATAKGMMEDKTEAFNLGGDDYITKPFRVEELLLRINALLKRSSSQDKINEEELPVDFSLGDYHFDYTAQTITRQGTQQKLSTKEAELLRMLCLKKNDVLTREEALIKIWHDDNYFNGRSMDVFLSKLRKYLKEDPKVEIVNVHGKGYKLLVG, encoded by the coding sequence ATGCGGAAAATTTTATTAGCAGAGGATGACCCGAATTTAGGTGAAATACTAAAGGATTATCTTGAATTGAAAGGCAAATTTGAGGTGAAGCTTTGTCAAGATGGAGAGGACGCATTACGTGCATTCGGAAAGGAAACCTTCGATCTCTGTATACTTGACGTCATGATGCCAAAGAAGGATGGCTTTTCATTGGGAAAGGAGATTCGGAAGATGAATCAAGAGATCCCTATTATTTTTGCAACAGCAAAAGGTATGATGGAAGATAAAACTGAAGCGTTTAATCTGGGAGGAGACGATTATATAACGAAGCCATTTAGAGTAGAAGAGTTGCTATTGAGAATAAATGCACTGTTGAAGCGCAGCTCGTCTCAAGACAAAATCAATGAGGAGGAGTTACCGGTTGATTTTTCACTTGGAGATTATCATTTTGACTATACAGCGCAAACAATTACACGGCAGGGGACGCAGCAAAAGCTTTCTACAAAAGAAGCGGAATTATTAAGGATGTTGTGTTTGAAAAAAAATGATGTGTTAACAAGAGAGGAAGCGCTTATAAAGATATGGCACGACGATAATTATTTTAACGGGCGAAGCATGGATGTATTTCTAAGTAAGTTGCGTAAGTATCTAAAAGAAGACCCAAAAGTTGAGATCGTTAATGTACATGGTAAAGGATATAAGCTACTCGTTGGATGA
- a CDS encoding bestrophin family protein codes for MIIYNPKDWLGSTLSLHRSETLRKLYPFLIAMAVYSWAVAYVEIEYLKLSSQSWLRNIPVMHSLLGFALSILLVFRTNTAYDRWWEGRKLWGLLTNNSRNLAIRVDSILPTGDRVNRNFYRKSIALFATTLKEHLQSNQTRFMLDEKDHPEFKTLDENKHGPNQVSSMIFKRTNRLYKEGLISGDQLIILNQELLSFADICGACERIKNTPIPFTYTSFIKKFISIYVLTLPYGFVFSLGYFVIPAVVVTFYVLTSLELIAEEIEDPFGSDLNDLPLGKIAENIRKHINEILN; via the coding sequence ATGATTATATATAATCCAAAAGACTGGCTTGGGTCTACGCTTTCCTTACATCGCTCTGAAACCCTTCGAAAGCTATATCCGTTCTTAATTGCAATGGCAGTGTATTCTTGGGCAGTTGCCTATGTAGAAATAGAGTATCTTAAGCTCTCTTCACAAAGTTGGTTACGAAATATTCCAGTAATGCATAGCCTATTAGGCTTTGCGCTTTCTATACTATTGGTTTTCCGAACAAACACAGCCTACGACCGATGGTGGGAGGGGCGTAAACTCTGGGGGCTACTAACAAACAATAGTAGAAACCTGGCTATACGGGTTGACAGCATTTTACCAACCGGAGATCGGGTGAATCGTAATTTTTATCGAAAAAGCATCGCGCTCTTTGCCACAACTTTAAAAGAGCACTTACAGTCCAACCAAACACGCTTTATGTTAGACGAAAAAGACCATCCAGAATTCAAAACTTTAGATGAGAACAAGCATGGTCCCAATCAGGTGTCTTCCATGATCTTTAAAAGAACGAACAGACTCTATAAGGAGGGGTTGATCAGCGGCGACCAACTAATTATTCTCAATCAGGAGCTCCTATCTTTTGCCGATATTTGCGGGGCTTGTGAACGAATAAAAAATACACCAATACCTTTTACCTATACTTCATTTATTAAGAAATTCATTTCCATATACGTATTAACGCTTCCCTACGGATTCGTGTTCTCTTTAGGTTATTTTGTCATTCCGGCTGTTGTTGTTACCTTTTATGTCTTAACATCCCTTGAGCTTATAGCAGAAGAAATTGAAGACCCTTTTGGCTCAGATTTAAACGATTTGCCCCTGGGAAAGATCGCAGAGAATATACGTAAACATATAAATGAAATACTAAACTAA